A single region of the Fimbriimonadaceae bacterium genome encodes:
- a CDS encoding dTMP kinase, giving the protein MFVTFEGPEGAGKSTILALVAEKLRAQGRQVVTTREPGDGPLGPPIRQLILHGEAMDARTELFLFLADRAQHTESLIRPALEAGKTVLCDRYSDSTVVYQGVARGLDRALLRELNEFATGGLKPDLTLLFDLDPEVGLARVQGKDRLDAEPLEFHKKVRQGFLELAREEPARWRIVDASKSKEEVFADVFGAMSFE; this is encoded by the coding sequence GTGTTCGTCACATTCGAGGGACCGGAAGGGGCCGGGAAATCCACCATCCTTGCGCTGGTGGCAGAAAAGCTCAGGGCACAAGGGCGACAAGTCGTCACCACCCGCGAACCGGGTGACGGTCCACTGGGGCCGCCGATCCGCCAGCTCATCCTCCACGGAGAAGCCATGGACGCTCGGACCGAGCTCTTCCTCTTCCTCGCCGACCGCGCCCAGCACACCGAGAGCCTTATTCGACCTGCACTCGAAGCCGGGAAGACCGTGCTGTGTGACCGTTACTCAGATTCAACCGTGGTTTATCAAGGGGTAGCGCGGGGACTCGACCGAGCCCTGTTGAGAGAGCTGAACGAGTTTGCCACTGGCGGGCTCAAGCCCGACCTGACGCTGCTGTTCGACCTCGATCCCGAGGTCGGACTTGCGCGGGTACAGGGCAAGGACCGCTTGGATGCGGAGCCGCTCGAGTTCCACAAAAAGGTCCGGCAGGGGTTTTTGGAGTTGGCAAGGGAAGAACCTGCGCGGTGGCGGATTGTGGATGCGTCCAAGTCGAAGGAAGAGGTTTTTGCGGATGTTTTTGGGGCGATGAGCTTTGAGTGA
- the mntR gene encoding manganese-binding transcriptional regulator MntR: MTQNRYQRTREDHSTEIAEDYCELIDSLIQETGEARAVDLADRLGISHVTVSKSIQRLKREGLVVSEPYRSIFLTDKGKALADSSRERHKLVLAFLTALGVPADVAEADTEGIEHHVSAETLAAMRAFMKSR, translated from the coding sequence ATGACACAGAACCGGTATCAGCGCACTCGTGAAGACCACAGCACCGAGATTGCGGAAGACTATTGCGAACTGATCGACAGCCTCATCCAAGAGACTGGCGAGGCCCGGGCTGTCGACCTTGCTGACCGGCTCGGGATCTCCCACGTCACCGTTTCGAAGTCGATTCAGCGGCTCAAGCGCGAAGGGCTGGTGGTTTCGGAACCGTACCGGAGCATCTTTTTGACCGACAAGGGGAAGGCCCTCGCCGATTCTTCACGCGAGCGGCATAAGTTGGTCTTGGCTTTTTTGACAGCGCTCGGCGTGCCGGCAGACGTTGCCGAAGCCGACACGGAAGGCATTGAGCACCACGTGAGCGCGGAGACATTGGCGGCGATGCGGGCCTTTATGAAGAGTCGCTAA
- a CDS encoding purine-binding chemotaxis protein CheW, with product MAENKYVIFRLDTERYGIPIEAVERILPTQPVTKLPKTPKMFVGIFELRGSTIPTIDARLRFEMSESDNARNFVVVLTELGRCAMRVDEVVGIITFDETEIDDSPHLTESRGDDFIQAIGKKGDQITVLLEANNIVPKALRATVAAQNKEAVAA from the coding sequence ATGGCTGAAAACAAATATGTGATCTTTCGTTTAGATACTGAGCGCTACGGTATTCCCATCGAGGCCGTCGAGCGTATCTTGCCGACCCAACCGGTCACCAAGCTTCCAAAAACACCCAAGATGTTCGTCGGGATTTTTGAGCTTCGAGGGAGCACCATCCCCACGATTGACGCACGGCTCCGATTTGAAATGTCCGAAAGCGACAACGCAAGAAACTTCGTCGTTGTCCTCACCGAACTTGGGCGATGCGCCATGCGCGTCGATGAAGTTGTCGGCATCATCACGTTCGACGAGACCGAGATCGACGACAGTCCTCACCTCACCGAGTCCCGAGGCGACGACTTCATTCAGGCTATCGGCAAAAAGGGTGACCAGATTACCGTTCTGCTTGAAGCCAACAACATTGTTCCGAAAGCACTGCGCGCCACTGTTGCCGCGCAGAACAAAGAAGCAGTAGCGGCCTAA
- a CDS encoding ATP-binding cassette domain-containing protein yields MSIAFKNVEVQFSELVFGLRGVNITIQDGEFVFLVGKTGAGKSTILKLITRETRETKGQVLFHGRDLRQVSEWDIPALRRQMGIVPQDFALLPRKRVWENVAYAMRAIGATKREVRRRVPDILEMVNIGHRADAFPHELSGGEQQRVAIGRALINNPKLLIADEPTGNLDPAHSWEIMELLVQLNLRGTTVIVATHDMMVVEKMDMRIVTMDHGKVINDIPRGSSQQLLAVVPPAEPAEATPKTPREPARLPEEGAQSELFNGHSTAVVVGDPEPPVEAAPQTEAEEESSAG; encoded by the coding sequence ATGTCGATCGCCTTTAAGAACGTCGAAGTGCAGTTCTCGGAGCTCGTGTTTGGGCTTCGGGGCGTCAACATCACGATTCAAGACGGCGAGTTTGTCTTTCTGGTGGGAAAAACCGGCGCCGGGAAGAGCACGATCCTCAAACTCATCACCCGCGAGACTCGCGAAACCAAGGGGCAAGTCCTCTTCCATGGGCGCGATCTGCGGCAGGTCAGCGAGTGGGATATCCCCGCGCTCCGACGTCAAATGGGGATTGTTCCCCAAGACTTTGCCCTCCTTCCGCGCAAGCGCGTTTGGGAGAACGTCGCTTACGCAATGCGCGCAATCGGGGCCACCAAGCGTGAGGTCCGTCGCCGAGTGCCGGATATTCTGGAGATGGTGAACATAGGCCACCGGGCCGACGCCTTTCCCCACGAGCTTTCCGGCGGTGAGCAGCAGCGCGTTGCCATCGGGCGAGCTTTGATCAATAACCCCAAACTTCTCATCGCCGACGAGCCCACAGGTAACCTCGATCCTGCCCACAGTTGGGAGATCATGGAGTTGTTGGTACAGCTCAATCTTCGCGGAACCACCGTCATCGTCGCAACCCACGACATGATGGTTGTCGAGAAGATGGACATGCGAATCGTTACGATGGACCACGGCAAAGTGATAAACGACATCCCGCGTGGCTCCTCGCAGCAACTTTTGGCCGTCGTGCCGCCCGCCGAGCCTGCCGAGGCCACCCCCAAGACACCGCGCGAACCCGCTCGCCTCCCCGAAGAAGGCGCTCAATCCGAACTGTTTAACGGGCATTCGACAGCCGTGGTCGTTGGCGACCCCGAGCCTCCGGTGGAAGCTGCTCCTCAAACCGAAGCCGAGGAGGAAAGCAGTGCTGGATAG
- a CDS encoding M3 family oligoendopeptidase, protein MSATQELTPPAVRWDLTAFFDSPDDPEIEESWLEAHRRADAFAEQYRGKINSPTLDAETLLSAITNLETLSQDAVKPILYANLLFAADTSDPELGAFLQDQTERASELNVKLMFFELELQAAPQEALDRLVDDSRLAGYRHYLQVVRSLSPYRLSEPEEIILEETANSGCRAWVRLHEELNSNHVFRYTDPNTNKTEELTQSEVVDLLRDADRAVRQAAADSLSEGLRELEKTVTFIYNTLLLDHRIGDKLRKHPYPEHTRHLSNELEKSTVDLVVRLCAEHTNLVERFYEVKREILGLPELTHIDRYAPLFEASGQVAWDDARSMVVKAFSGFHPELGRKADEFFVRGWIDAEPRKGKSGGAFCSFNTPDTHPVMLMTYLNKANDVMTLAHELGHGAHASLSSGQTYFNSHGTLPMAELASIFGEMLVFEDIVRTASEKDKLALYGEKIEGIFASAFRQAAMFGFEQRCHNERRDKGELTSERFGEIWQEQLQGMFGKSVKLGEQHKRWWIYVSHFFHAPFYVYAYSFGELLTLSLYEMSKREGPEFAEKYMSVLRLGGSKTPQELMAIVGVDLNSEAFWQGGFAAIEKLVGEYEALWSARRGA, encoded by the coding sequence ATGAGCGCCACGCAAGAGTTGACCCCTCCCGCCGTGCGGTGGGACCTGACCGCCTTCTTTGATTCACCCGACGATCCCGAAATCGAAGAATCTTGGCTGGAAGCGCACCGCCGGGCCGATGCCTTTGCCGAGCAGTATCGCGGCAAGATCAACTCGCCCACCCTGGATGCTGAGACCCTGCTATCCGCAATCACCAATCTTGAAACGCTCAGCCAGGACGCAGTAAAGCCGATTCTTTACGCGAACCTCTTGTTTGCCGCCGACACCAGCGACCCAGAGCTTGGCGCTTTCCTGCAAGATCAGACCGAAAGAGCTTCGGAGCTCAACGTCAAGCTGATGTTCTTTGAGTTGGAGCTTCAAGCGGCCCCTCAAGAAGCGCTTGATCGACTGGTGGATGATTCGCGTTTGGCTGGCTATCGGCATTATCTTCAAGTGGTCCGCTCGCTTAGCCCCTACCGCCTCAGCGAGCCCGAAGAGATCATTCTTGAGGAGACGGCAAATTCGGGTTGTCGGGCTTGGGTTCGGCTGCACGAAGAGCTCAACTCGAATCACGTCTTTCGATATACCGACCCCAACACGAATAAGACCGAGGAGCTGACGCAATCGGAAGTAGTGGACCTTCTGCGCGATGCGGACCGAGCAGTCCGTCAGGCTGCTGCGGATTCCCTTTCTGAGGGGCTGAGAGAGTTAGAGAAGACGGTCACCTTTATCTATAACACGCTGCTGCTGGATCACCGAATCGGCGATAAGCTGCGCAAGCACCCTTATCCCGAGCACACCCGCCACCTTTCCAACGAGCTTGAGAAATCGACTGTGGACCTGGTTGTGCGGCTATGCGCCGAGCACACGAACTTGGTTGAGCGATTCTATGAGGTCAAGCGAGAGATTCTCGGCCTGCCCGAACTCACCCATATCGATCGCTATGCCCCGCTATTCGAGGCGTCTGGACAAGTCGCTTGGGACGACGCGCGGTCGATGGTGGTGAAGGCGTTTTCGGGGTTCCATCCCGAGCTCGGGCGTAAAGCGGACGAGTTCTTTGTAAGGGGTTGGATTGACGCCGAGCCCCGCAAGGGTAAAAGCGGCGGCGCGTTCTGCAGCTTCAACACACCCGATACTCACCCGGTCATGCTCATGACCTATCTGAACAAGGCGAACGACGTGATGACGCTTGCCCATGAGCTTGGACACGGAGCTCATGCCTCTCTTTCGAGCGGGCAAACCTACTTTAACTCGCACGGCACGCTGCCGATGGCTGAGCTAGCTTCGATCTTTGGCGAGATGCTGGTCTTCGAAGACATCGTAAGGACCGCCTCCGAAAAGGACAAACTCGCGCTTTATGGCGAGAAGATCGAGGGCATTTTCGCCTCGGCGTTCCGGCAAGCGGCGATGTTTGGCTTCGAGCAACGATGCCACAACGAGCGACGAGACAAGGGCGAACTGACGTCCGAACGGTTCGGTGAGATTTGGCAAGAGCAGCTTCAAGGGATGTTTGGCAAATCCGTAAAGCTGGGCGAGCAGCATAAGCGTTGGTGGATTTATGTTTCTCACTTCTTCCACGCCCCGTTTTATGTTTATGCCTATTCGTTTGGCGAGCTATTGACCCTGTCGCTGTATGAGATGTCCAAGCGCGAAGGACCTGAGTTTGCCGAGAAGTACATGAGCGTGCTGAGGCTTGGAGGATCGAAGACTCCCCAAGAGCTGATGGCGATTGTGGGGGTTGATCTGAACTCCGAGGCGTTCTGGCAGGGTGGCTTTGCCGCCATCGAGAAGCTTGTTGGCGAGTACGAAGCGTTGTGGAGCGCTCGTCGGGGAGCCTAA